A single region of the Anaerococcus urinomassiliensis genome encodes:
- a CDS encoding tRNA1(Val) (adenine(37)-N6)-methyltransferase — MKKLDYIPKTNIKMIHIDKSYSFGIDSILLMDFAKMREGKNLIDIGAGSGILALGANSLYNLNSVTAIEIQEEKASLLGENITLNGLDNIKVINDDLNNVEIRPNYYDYIITNPPYYKICDNISNKSEEFLISRQEKYLKLEDIFKFANKALKDRGKLFMIHKPERMVDIFTQSANLKAKRVRFVSSTYDKKPEFILIEFVKNANDGLKIEKPLIIYEDGQYSQEVKEINGIEE, encoded by the coding sequence ATGAAAAAATTAGATTATATACCAAAAACAAATATAAAAATGATACATATAGATAAGTCCTATTCCTTTGGCATTGATTCAATACTTTTGATGGATTTTGCCAAGATGAGAGAAGGCAAAAACTTAATTGATATAGGAGCTGGGTCTGGAATACTAGCCCTTGGAGCCAACAGTCTTTATAATCTAAATTCTGTTACAGCAATCGAAATCCAAGAAGAAAAGGCGAGCTTACTTGGTGAAAACATTACATTGAATGGTCTAGATAATATAAAAGTAATAAATGATGACCTCAATAATGTAGAAATCAGACCAAATTATTATGATTACATAATCACCAACCCTCCTTATTACAAGATTTGCGACAATATTTCCAATAAAAGTGAGGAATTTCTAATCTCACGCCAAGAAAAATACCTCAAATTAGAAGATATATTCAAATTTGCCAACAAGGCCCTAAAGGACAGGGGCAAGCTATTTATGATCCATAAGCCTGAACGCATGGTTGATATATTTACTCAATCTGCCAATCTAAAGGCAAAAAGAGTCCGCTTTGTATCATCTACTTACGATAAAAAACCAGAATTTATCTTAATAGAATTTGTCAAGAATGCAAATGACGGTCTAAAGATTGAAAAACCCTTGATTATCTACGAAGACGGCCAATATAGCCAAGAAGTTAAAGAAATAAACGGCATAGAAGAATAA